In a genomic window of Spirochaetaceae bacterium:
- the purD gene encoding phosphoribosylamine--glycine ligase, translated as MRVLVVGSGAREHALVWRLAASTRVEEVLIAPGNAATGDLGRNLPDVPAGDPARVRDAARRHGVDLAVIGPEDALAAGAADLLRDAGVAVVGPSAHAARLESSKAFCKAFLLRHRIPAADAREVHDRAALEALLSDHRGALVLKMDGLAGGKGVLESDDRAALLQFGTAALASGPLLAEQYLHGFELSLFLLMDGSSASLLPICSDYKKAQDGGAGLNTGGMGAVCPAPWVDGALAAKLDAQIVQPTVRALRAEGLLYRGVLFIGIMVTAQGPRVLEFNVRLGDPETEVLMPLLATDPAELLWTVAAGSLDDVPLSWHDQTAVCVVAAADGYPGPYRSGLPVASLPPPGDPRGEVFHAGTARSGGSLRTGGGRCFAATGLGSNVANARANAYALVQQVRFPGAWWRTDIGAHLFNAAPAPQRTS; from the coding sequence ATGCGCGTATTGGTAGTCGGCAGCGGCGCGCGCGAGCACGCCCTCGTCTGGCGGCTGGCGGCGAGTACACGGGTCGAGGAGGTGCTGATTGCGCCCGGCAACGCCGCTACCGGCGATCTGGGGCGCAATCTTCCGGACGTGCCGGCCGGCGACCCCGCCCGCGTGCGCGATGCGGCGCGGCGCCACGGCGTCGACCTTGCCGTGATCGGCCCGGAGGACGCGCTGGCCGCCGGCGCGGCGGACCTGCTGCGCGACGCCGGCGTGGCGGTGGTGGGCCCGTCGGCGCACGCGGCCCGGCTCGAGTCGAGCAAGGCGTTCTGCAAGGCGTTTCTGCTGCGCCACCGGATTCCGGCGGCCGACGCCCGCGAAGTACACGACCGGGCCGCGCTGGAGGCGCTGCTGTCCGATCATCGCGGTGCCCTGGTGTTGAAGATGGACGGTCTCGCCGGCGGCAAGGGCGTGCTGGAGTCGGACGACCGCGCGGCGCTGCTGCAATTCGGCACCGCGGCACTGGCCAGCGGCCCGCTACTCGCGGAACAGTACCTGCATGGATTCGAGCTGTCGCTGTTCCTGCTGATGGACGGCAGCAGCGCCTCGTTGCTGCCGATCTGCAGCGACTACAAGAAGGCACAGGACGGCGGCGCCGGCCTCAACACCGGGGGGATGGGCGCGGTATGCCCGGCACCCTGGGTGGACGGCGCGCTCGCCGCGAAGCTCGACGCGCAGATTGTGCAACCGACGGTGCGTGCGCTGCGCGCGGAGGGCTTGCTGTACCGCGGTGTGCTGTTCATCGGCATCATGGTGACCGCGCAGGGCCCGCGCGTGCTGGAATTCAACGTGCGCCTCGGCGATCCGGAGACCGAGGTGCTCATGCCGCTGCTGGCGACCGACCCGGCTGAGTTGCTTTGGACGGTGGCAGCCGGCAGCCTTGACGATGTCCCGCTGTCCTGGCACGACCAGACCGCCGTGTGCGTAGTGGCCGCGGCCGACGGCTACCCGGGCCCGTATCGAAGCGGCCTGCCGGTTGCCTCGCTGCCGCCGCCCGGGGATCCGCGCGGCGAGGTGTTTCACGCCGGCACCGCGCGCTCCGGCGGCAGTCTGCGCACCGGCGGCGGCCGCTGCTTCGCCGCCACCGGTCTCGGCAGCAATGTCGCGAACGCGCGCGCCAACGCCTACGCGCTGGTGCAGCAGGTGCGCTTCCCCGGCGCATGGTGGCGCACCGACATCGGTGCGCACCTGTTCAACGCGGCCCCGGCGCCACAGCGCACCTCGTGA
- the rlmB gene encoding 23S rRNA (guanosine(2251)-2'-O)-methyltransferase RlmB: MVVYGVHPIAELLGRAAAGRGEWPRAAELLVARDNAAVRRLGRQAEVLGIPVRQVSAAELARRCGSDAHRGVALVGAPGSGRTPANSVRRAPPGARRAAAPVSLRVALAGLSQRPAALVAVADGITDPANLGSITRSAEQFGTDLLVVPRRRSARFDDTVMRVSAGAAAHVAAVPVSNVAAALEQLKRAGFWIYGADLAGEPLDEVRFPARVALVLGSEGGGLHELVRRRCDHLVRIPTRGRLDSLNVAVAAAILLYEVVRQRRSRT; the protein is encoded by the coding sequence GTGGTCGTCTACGGGGTGCATCCCATTGCCGAGCTGCTCGGACGTGCCGCCGCGGGCCGCGGGGAGTGGCCGCGCGCGGCGGAGCTGCTGGTGGCGCGGGACAACGCCGCCGTGCGCCGCCTGGGCCGGCAGGCGGAGGTGCTGGGGATTCCGGTTCGGCAGGTGAGCGCGGCGGAGCTGGCGCGGCGTTGCGGCAGTGACGCACATCGCGGCGTGGCGCTGGTGGGCGCGCCCGGTTCCGGCCGTACGCCGGCGAACAGCGTGCGGAGAGCTCCGCCGGGTGCCCGTCGAGCCGCGGCGCCGGTTTCGTTGCGCGTTGCGCTGGCCGGCTTGTCGCAGCGCCCGGCGGCGCTGGTCGCAGTGGCGGACGGCATCACCGATCCCGCCAACCTGGGCAGCATCACGCGCAGCGCCGAGCAGTTCGGGACCGACCTGCTGGTGGTGCCGCGGCGCCGGTCGGCGCGCTTCGATGACACGGTGATGCGGGTGTCGGCGGGAGCGGCGGCGCACGTGGCCGCCGTACCGGTGTCCAACGTGGCGGCCGCACTGGAACAGCTCAAGCGCGCCGGCTTCTGGATTTACGGCGCCGACCTGGCGGGTGAGCCGCTCGACGAGGTACGGTTTCCGGCGCGGGTGGCGCTGGTACTGGGATCGGAGGGCGGCGGTCTGCACGAACTGGTGCGCCGCCGCTGCGACCACCTGGTGCGCATCCCGACCAGGGGGCGGCTGGACTCCCTGAACGTTGCCGTGGCCGCGGCGATCCTCTTGTACGAGGTGGTTCGGCAGCGGAGGAGCCGAACCTGA
- a CDS encoding M23 family metallopeptidase produces the protein MDRYKAAERRALSGARRLAAAMTRPAVYLCRHAAVIGNQRLTVMIVPHSQRKAVNLQFSVFGLLFVCVMLAALLVVSVSLSTGFTRTHERFLDASRALAASETTVESMTDEVKELQRVVIQFRQSLERVLGVVGTENARGYLTGGVGGDLASFVSESLVIASDVRSLTELRSLRTYLEAALGPLQEIENALVAQRELLVDIPSMWPVAAGKGYITADFGPAIHPFNRRWYIHKGIDIAWLRGTEIVATANGRVQRIGYEPHNLGHFVIVKHKYGFATVYGHLGRRPLVKAGQQVERGAVLGYLGSTGLSTGPHLHYEVWIAEQVVNPRQFLSILNSSRSGGRGTLAR, from the coding sequence GTGGATCGGTACAAGGCCGCCGAACGGCGCGCCCTTTCCGGTGCCCGGCGGTTGGCGGCCGCGATGACTCGTCCGGCGGTATACCTCTGCCGCCACGCCGCCGTCATCGGCAACCAGAGACTCACCGTCATGATCGTTCCGCACTCGCAGCGGAAGGCCGTGAACCTGCAGTTCTCGGTGTTCGGCCTGTTGTTCGTGTGCGTGATGCTGGCGGCGCTGCTGGTGGTGTCGGTTTCTCTGTCCACCGGCTTCACGCGGACCCACGAGCGGTTCCTGGATGCGAGCCGCGCGTTGGCCGCGAGCGAGACGACGGTCGAAAGCATGACCGATGAAGTGAAGGAACTGCAGCGCGTGGTGATCCAGTTCCGGCAGTCGTTGGAACGGGTGTTGGGCGTGGTAGGTACCGAGAACGCGCGCGGCTACCTGACCGGCGGCGTCGGCGGCGACCTCGCTTCGTTCGTGAGCGAGTCGCTGGTGATTGCCAGCGACGTGCGCAGCCTGACCGAGCTGCGCAGCCTGCGCACCTACCTGGAGGCGGCGCTCGGTCCGCTGCAGGAGATCGAGAATGCCCTCGTCGCGCAACGCGAGCTGCTGGTCGACATTCCGAGCATGTGGCCGGTGGCAGCCGGCAAGGGCTACATCACGGCGGACTTCGGTCCTGCCATCCATCCGTTCAACCGCCGCTGGTACATCCACAAGGGGATAGACATCGCCTGGCTGCGCGGCACCGAGATCGTCGCCACCGCCAACGGCCGCGTGCAACGGATCGGATACGAGCCCCACAACCTCGGCCACTTCGTGATCGTAAAGCACAAGTACGGCTTCGCGACCGTGTACGGTCACCTGGGCCGGCGGCCGCTGGTCAAGGCGGGGCAGCAGGTCGAGCGTGGCGCGGTGCTCGGCTACCTCGGCAGCACGGGGCTCTCCACCGGGCCCCACCTGCACTACGAGGTCTGGATTGCGGAGCAGGTGGTGAACCCGCGGCAGTTCCTGTCCATTCTCAACA